From the Selenomonas sp. oral taxon 920 genome, the window GAGAGTGAAGCGCGAAACTACGCCGATACCTGCTATACAATGACGGCGGGGAAGTTGGAAAAAATCGCATAAGAAATCCCGAACGGTGACGAATCACTGTTCGGGATTTTTGCACTTTAGTCCCTCAGAAGCATAAGCTCCTCGACGGGGAAGTTGAAATACAATATATCGCCGATGCCGCCTTCGTGCGCGTGCCACGTTGCTTTGTCGATTTCCCAGCGGATGGGCATCGCTCCATCTGCAAAGCGCAGCATGACGATGTAGGTAAAGGTGCTCTCGATGACCTCGGCGATGTGTGCAGGGAGCGCATCCACATCGTTCTCTGACGCAAGCACAAGATAGTGCGCGCGGACGGCGATGTGGCGCACGTCCGTCGCCGCATTTGCGACGCGGAGCGTGATGCCCCAGTCGATCGCCTCGACGTGGTGCTCGTCTACACGGTGAGCGGCAGAGATGTTCTTGCAGCCCGTGAGTGTGGTCGCGGCACGCGTGCCGGGATTTCGAAAGAGTTCGTGCTTATCCGTCGGCGGCGTGAGCTGCCCACGATCGACGGTCGCGATCTCCTGTGCGATACGGAATGCCTCGTCGCGGTCATGTGTGACGAGGATCGCCGAGATGTCCTGCATGGCGAGGATTTCGCGCAGTGCAAGCTCGATCTGCCACTTGAGGTGAGTGTCGAGCGCGGAGAGCGGCTCGTCGAGGAGCAGCACATCCGCGCCGCGTGCGAGGATACGTGCGAAGGCGACGCGCTGCTGCTGTCCGCCCGAGAGCCCCGCAGGATAGGCGTTTTCCAGCCCTTCCAGCGAGAACCGTGCGACGTTCTCTTTGAAGATACGCTCCTTTTCCTCACGCGTGCCGTCCAGCGCAAAGATGATGTTCTCGCGTACGGTCATGTTCGGAAAGAGGGCGTAGTTCTGAAAGAGGTAGCCGACGTTCCGCGCCTGCGGCGGGAGGTTGATGCCCTTTTCACTGTCAAAGAGGATGCGCTCGTTCAGGACAATCTGTCCGCAGTCGGGACGCTCGAGCCCCGCGATGCACTTGAGCGTCATGCTCTTGCCGCTGCCCGATGCGCCGAGGAGGGCGAGGGTCGTGTCCGTGAGCGTAAAGTTTGCCGCAAGAGTGAAGTCACGCAGGCGTTTTTTGATGTTGACGACGAGCTTCATTCACGCACCTCCCGTTTGAGGTACAGGTTCATCGCTCCGATAAAGAAGAGTGAGAACAGGGAGATGATGATCGCCCAGCGAAAGGCGAGGTTGTAGTCGTTCGCCTGTACCGCCGCATAGATGGCAGTGGACATGGTCTGCGTACGTCCCGGAATATTGCCCGCGAACATGATGGTTGCGCCGAACTCACCGAGTGCGCGGGCAAACGAGAGGACGAGCCCCGCGAGGATGCCGTGCCGTGCATTCGGCAGAATGATACGCCAGAAGATGCGCCAGTTGTTGACGCTGAGTGTCTGCGCCGCGTGGATCATGCTCTGGTCAATCGCCTCGAATGCACCGCGTGCCGTGCGGTACATGAGCGGGAGGCTCACGATGACCGCCGCGATGACCGCCGCGCGCCAAGTAAAGACGAGCGGCAGGTCGATTGACAGGAGGAAACTTCCAATCGTACTGCGCTTTCCGAAGAAGAGCAGGAGGAAGAATCCGACGACGGTCGGCGGCAGAACGAGCGGCAGGGTAATCACGGCGTCGGCGATCGTGCCCGCGAGGCGGCTGCGGATCTGCAGGACACCGTAGGCTAGAGCAATGCCGACGAAGAAGGTGATGACCGTCGCAAGACCCGCGACCTCAAGCGAGATGATGAGCGGGGATAGCGTTTCGTCCGTCATTATTTCACTTTGAAGCCGTATTTCTCAAAGACTTTCTTCGCAGCGTCCGTCTGGAGGAACGCGAGGAAATCCTTTGCTTCGTTCATGTTCTTCGCATCCTTGAGGACGGCGGCGGGGTAGACGATAGGTTTATGTGTATCGGCAGGAGCAACGGCGGCGACCTTTACCTTATCCGAGATGGCGGCATCGGTTGCGTAGACAACGCCGCAGTCCGCATCGCCCGTCTCGACCCACGCGAGCACTTGACGGACATCCGAGCCGTAGACGGCGCGCGCTTTGACATCATCGAGGATGCCGAGCTTTGTAAAGACTTCCTCACTGTACTGTCCGACGGGTACGCCCTTCGGTTCACCGAGCGCGATGTGTGCGACCTGCGGGTCAAGCACTGCCTTGAAGTCGGGGAGGTTCAGCTTGCTGTCCTTCGCCGTAATCAGCACCACGTCGTTGATGAGCAGATCGACGCGCGTGCCGTCCGCTAGGAGTTTCTTCTCGTCGAGTGCATTCATCTGTTTCTGTGCAGCGGAGACAAAGACATCGGCGGCGCCGCCGTTCTCGATCGCCTGCTGGAGTGCACCGCTGCTGCCGAAGTTGAAGACGAGCTTCGTATTTCCGTGCTCCT encodes:
- a CDS encoding sulfate/molybdate ABC transporter ATP-binding protein; the protein is MKLVVNIKKRLRDFTLAANFTLTDTTLALLGASGSGKSMTLKCIAGLERPDCGQIVLNERILFDSEKGINLPPQARNVGYLFQNYALFPNMTVRENIIFALDGTREEKERIFKENVARFSLEGLENAYPAGLSGGQQQRVAFARILARGADVLLLDEPLSALDTHLKWQIELALREILAMQDISAILVTHDRDEAFRIAQEIATVDRGQLTPPTDKHELFRNPGTRAATTLTGCKNISAAHRVDEHHVEAIDWGITLRVANAATDVRHIAVRAHYLVLASENDVDALPAHIAEVIESTFTYIVMLRFADGAMPIRWEIDKATWHAHEGGIGDILYFNFPVEELMLLRD
- the modB gene encoding molybdate ABC transporter permease subunit — encoded protein: MTDETLSPLIISLEVAGLATVITFFVGIALAYGVLQIRSRLAGTIADAVITLPLVLPPTVVGFFLLLFFGKRSTIGSFLLSIDLPLVFTWRAAVIAAVIVSLPLMYRTARGAFEAIDQSMIHAAQTLSVNNWRIFWRIILPNARHGILAGLVLSFARALGEFGATIMFAGNIPGRTQTMSTAIYAAVQANDYNLAFRWAIIISLFSLFFIGAMNLYLKREVRE
- the modA gene encoding molybdate ABC transporter substrate-binding protein, whose product is MKLRNLLTAGLTAMALFTAGCVGGGDSANKMDTPKEGPIELQVSAAASLTDAMKELGGMYEKEHGNTKLVFNFGSSGALQQAIENGGAADVFVSAAQKQMNALDEKKLLADGTRVDLLINDVVLITAKDSKLNLPDFKAVLDPQVAHIALGEPKGVPVGQYSEEVFTKLGILDDVKARAVYGSDVRQVLAWVETGDADCGVVYATDAAISDKVKVAAVAPADTHKPIVYPAAVLKDAKNMNEAKDFLAFLQTDAAKKVFEKYGFKVK